Proteins from a single region of Nakamurella deserti:
- the radA gene encoding DNA repair protein RadA yields the protein MATSSTNPRAARPTFRCSECGAAAAKWHGRCPECQAWGSLAEASPVAGSLRKVSAGPTSGAAQSMPDIDATAVQMRASGIRELDRVLGGGLVPGSVTLLAGEPGVGKSTLLLAAAQAWAAAGHGRALIITGEESAAQVRLRAERIGAMHPAVFLAAETELSAALSHIETVAPTFLIVDSVQTVAAAEVDGSSGGVTQIRAVASALIAVAKARGIATFLVGHVTKEGGIAGPRVLEHLVDVVLHFEGDRQSSLRLVRGVKNRFGPSDEVGCFQMVGAGILSLDDPSGLFLSARRPHIPGTCSTIAMEGRRPLPVEIQTLVTPRSKDGYGQRSAVGLAAPRVDLVLAVLQRWGGVAVNTYDVMAATVGGAKLIEPSADLALGMAVWSSARDIPLSPGLVVLGELGLSADVRPVAGLDRRLVEARRLGFDHAIVPAGTAVERPLGMRVDQVSDLGEALRAQGNDAGVVHWLREKRAR from the coding sequence ATGGCTACCAGCTCGACGAACCCCCGCGCCGCCCGACCCACGTTCCGCTGTTCCGAGTGCGGTGCGGCGGCGGCGAAATGGCACGGCCGCTGCCCCGAGTGTCAGGCCTGGGGCAGCCTCGCCGAGGCGTCCCCGGTGGCCGGCAGCCTGCGCAAGGTCAGCGCCGGACCGACCAGCGGCGCGGCGCAGTCGATGCCCGACATCGACGCGACCGCCGTGCAGATGCGCGCCAGCGGGATCCGGGAGCTCGACCGGGTCCTGGGCGGCGGGCTGGTGCCCGGTTCGGTGACGCTACTCGCCGGTGAGCCGGGCGTCGGCAAGTCCACACTGCTGCTCGCCGCCGCGCAGGCGTGGGCCGCGGCCGGCCACGGACGCGCCCTGATCATCACCGGCGAGGAATCCGCGGCCCAGGTCCGGCTCCGTGCCGAGCGGATCGGCGCGATGCACCCCGCGGTCTTCCTGGCCGCGGAGACGGAACTGTCGGCGGCGTTGTCCCACATCGAGACCGTGGCGCCGACGTTCCTCATCGTCGACTCCGTGCAGACGGTGGCGGCGGCCGAGGTCGACGGCAGCAGCGGCGGGGTGACACAGATCCGGGCGGTCGCGTCCGCGCTGATCGCCGTGGCCAAGGCCCGCGGCATCGCCACCTTCCTCGTCGGACACGTCACCAAGGAAGGTGGCATCGCCGGTCCCCGGGTGCTCGAGCACCTCGTCGACGTGGTGCTGCACTTCGAGGGCGACCGGCAGTCCAGCCTCCGGTTGGTCCGCGGGGTGAAGAACCGCTTCGGGCCGTCCGACGAGGTCGGCTGCTTCCAGATGGTCGGGGCCGGCATCCTGTCCCTCGACGATCCGTCCGGGTTGTTCCTGTCCGCCCGGCGGCCGCACATCCCCGGCACCTGTTCGACCATCGCGATGGAGGGCCGGCGACCGCTGCCGGTGGAGATCCAGACCCTGGTCACACCGCGGTCCAAGGACGGCTACGGCCAGCGTTCGGCCGTCGGGCTGGCCGCCCCCCGGGTGGATCTCGTGTTGGCGGTGCTGCAGCGCTGGGGCGGCGTCGCGGTCAACACCTACGACGTGATGGCCGCCACGGTCGGTGGTGCCAAGCTGATCGAACCGTCCGCCGACCTCGCCCTCGGGATGGCGGTGTGGTCCTCGGCCCGCGACATCCCGCTCTCCCCGGGGCTGGTGGTGCTGGGCGAACTCGGGCTCTCCGCCGACGTGCGGCCGGTGGCTGGCCTCGACCGGCGGCTGGTGGAGGCACGCCGGCTGGGCTTCGACCACGCCATCGTGCCCGCGGGTACGGCGGTCGAGCGTCCCCTCGGCATGCGGGTGGATCAGGTCTCCGACCTCGGGGAGGCGTTGCGCGCCCAGGGCAACGACGCCGGAGTGGTGCACTGGCTGCGGGAGAAACGCGCCCGCTGA
- a CDS encoding O-acetyl-ADP-ribose deacetylase, giving the protein MQLQLVTGDITGMICESVDAIVNAANSTLLGGAGVDGAIHRAGGGAILRECRELRRTTYPDGLPAGDAVATTAGRLGCRWVIHTVGPVHDPAIDRSATLRSCYLRSLAVADRVGAGAVAFPLISAGAYGWPKDDAVLQALTAVRAADTAVERVVLVLYDQATFTLAQEVLAAHPVG; this is encoded by the coding sequence TCACCGGTGACATCACCGGGATGATCTGTGAATCCGTCGACGCGATCGTGAACGCGGCGAACTCGACGCTGCTCGGCGGCGCCGGCGTGGACGGGGCCATCCACCGGGCCGGCGGCGGTGCGATCCTGCGGGAGTGCCGTGAACTGCGTCGGACCACCTACCCGGACGGGTTGCCCGCCGGTGACGCCGTCGCCACCACCGCCGGCCGGCTGGGCTGCCGCTGGGTGATCCACACGGTCGGCCCGGTGCACGATCCCGCCATCGACCGGTCCGCGACCCTGCGGTCCTGCTATCTGCGCAGCCTCGCCGTCGCCGACCGCGTCGGCGCCGGGGCGGTGGCCTTCCCGTTGATCTCGGCGGGCGCCTACGGCTGGCCGAAGGACGACGCCGTGCTGCAGGCCCTGACCGCGGTGCGCGCCGCCGACACCGCTGTCGAGCGGGTGGTGCTGGTGCTGTACGACCAGGCCACCTTCACCCTCGCGCAGGAGGTGCTGGCCGCGCATCCGGTGGGCTGA
- a CDS encoding sensor histidine kinase encodes MTPAATAAPPPPEAPPAPGSPADGPLPGRRRRPLRLRTKLIAAAVLLVLLVCGVTGVATQLSLTHYLTSQVDQRLQPFAQDRPQDGDGSGPFDFTGSCTGVVPPDRTPGRGGPGFTDTLGATLLDGRVVTAGLLTRDGCVTVSADAAAGLTDVADQTRPVTVTIDGYGDFRVLGTTTGGTTTVVGLPLAREQATAGQLVRTLLIVMATALLVAAAGAYVIVRRTLRPLDRVAATAHLVATMPLHRGEVDLGIRVPPGDTDPRTEVGQVGAALNRMLGHVSTALERRQASETQVRRFVADASHELRTPLAAIRGYTELARRGDVDRDTVAHALSRVDSESVRMSVLVDDLLLLARLDAGRPPAADEVDLTLLALDVVSDARVAGPEHVWRLDLPAEPVAVTGEQLRLHQVLANLLTNARTHTPPGTTVTTGVALVDGEVQLTVTDDGPGIDPALLPGVFGRFVRGDSSRSRQAGSTGLGLAIVRAVVTAHGGRVEVDSRPGRTRFTVSLPPHGSDPVSPPDARPAPPARG; translated from the coding sequence ATGACCCCCGCCGCCACCGCCGCTCCCCCGCCCCCGGAGGCCCCGCCCGCCCCCGGCTCCCCCGCCGACGGGCCGCTCCCGGGGCGTCGCCGGCGGCCGCTCCGGCTGCGCACGAAGCTGATCGCGGCCGCCGTGCTGTTGGTACTGCTCGTCTGCGGGGTCACCGGGGTGGCCACCCAGCTCTCTCTGACGCACTACCTGACCTCACAGGTCGACCAGCGACTGCAGCCCTTCGCCCAGGACCGACCCCAGGACGGCGACGGGTCGGGACCCTTCGACTTCACCGGCAGCTGCACCGGCGTGGTCCCGCCCGACCGCACCCCCGGCCGTGGCGGGCCGGGCTTCACCGACACCCTCGGCGCCACGCTCCTCGACGGCCGGGTCGTGACGGCCGGGCTCCTCACCCGGGACGGGTGCGTCACGGTGAGCGCCGACGCCGCGGCGGGGTTGACCGACGTCGCGGACCAGACCCGGCCGGTCACGGTGACCATCGACGGCTACGGCGACTTCCGGGTGCTGGGCACCACGACGGGCGGCACCACCACCGTCGTCGGACTGCCGCTGGCACGGGAGCAGGCCACCGCCGGGCAACTCGTCCGGACGCTGCTCATCGTGATGGCCACGGCCCTGCTCGTCGCCGCCGCCGGCGCCTACGTCATCGTCCGGCGGACCCTGCGCCCGCTGGACCGGGTGGCCGCCACCGCGCACCTGGTCGCCACCATGCCGCTGCACCGCGGGGAGGTCGACCTGGGGATCCGGGTCCCGCCCGGCGACACCGACCCGCGCACCGAGGTGGGGCAGGTCGGGGCGGCCCTGAACCGGATGCTGGGCCACGTGTCCACGGCCCTCGAACGCAGGCAGGCCAGCGAGACCCAGGTCCGCCGCTTCGTCGCCGACGCCTCCCACGAGCTGCGGACCCCGCTGGCCGCGATCCGCGGTTACACCGAGCTCGCCCGGCGCGGTGACGTCGACCGCGACACCGTCGCCCACGCGCTGTCGCGGGTCGACTCGGAGTCGGTGCGGATGTCGGTGCTGGTCGATGACCTGCTGCTGCTGGCCCGGCTGGACGCGGGGCGACCGCCGGCCGCCGACGAGGTGGATCTGACGCTGCTGGCCCTGGACGTGGTCAGCGACGCCCGGGTGGCGGGGCCGGAGCACGTCTGGCGGTTGGACCTGCCCGCCGAGCCGGTCGCGGTCACCGGCGAGCAACTGCGGCTGCACCAGGTGCTGGCCAACCTGCTGACCAACGCCCGGACCCACACCCCACCCGGGACGACGGTCACGACCGGGGTGGCCCTCGTCGACGGCGAGGTCCAGCTGACCGTCACCGACGACGGACCGGGCATCGATCCGGCGTTGCTGCCGGGCGTCTTCGGCCGTTTCGTCCGGGGCGACTCGTCCCGGTCCCGGCAGGCCGGTTCCACCGGATTGGGTCTGGCCATCGTCCGCGCCGTGGTCACCGCGCACGGAGGCCGGGTGGAGGTCGACAGCCGCCCGGGACGCACCCGGTTCACGGTGTCCCTGCCGCCGCACGGCAGCGACCCGGTCAGCCCACCGGATGCGCGGCCAGCACCTCCTGCGCGAGGGTGA
- a CDS encoding response regulator transcription factor, which yields MSTPATSSTATPGPGSAPIRGIDGRPVRALVVDDEPTLAELVGMALRYEGWEIRTAASGTAAVQAAREFRPDVIVLDVMLPDFDGMEVLRRVRADGELAPVLFLTARDAVEDRIAGLTAGGDDYVTKPFSLEELVLRLRALLRRGKSAVPTENSMIVVGDLTLDEDSREVRRGDDLIPLTATEFELLRFLMRNAKRVLSKAQILDRVWNYDFGGQANIVELYISYLRKKIDSGREPMIHTMRGFGYVLKPAS from the coding sequence ATGAGCACTCCGGCGACGTCCAGCACCGCCACGCCCGGCCCCGGTTCGGCCCCCATCCGGGGCATCGACGGCCGCCCCGTCCGCGCCCTCGTCGTCGATGACGAGCCGACGTTGGCCGAGCTGGTCGGGATGGCCCTGCGTTACGAGGGCTGGGAGATCCGCACGGCGGCCAGCGGCACCGCCGCCGTCCAGGCCGCCCGCGAATTCCGGCCCGACGTCATCGTGCTCGACGTGATGCTGCCCGACTTCGACGGCATGGAGGTGCTGCGGCGCGTCCGGGCCGACGGGGAGCTGGCACCCGTGCTGTTCCTCACCGCCCGCGACGCGGTGGAGGACCGCATCGCCGGTCTCACCGCAGGCGGTGACGACTACGTGACCAAGCCGTTCTCGCTGGAGGAGCTGGTGCTGCGACTGCGTGCCCTGCTGCGGCGTGGCAAGAGCGCGGTGCCGACCGAGAACTCGATGATCGTCGTCGGCGATCTCACCCTCGACGAGGACAGCCGGGAGGTGCGCCGCGGCGACGACCTCATCCCGCTCACCGCCACCGAGTTCGAGCTGTTGCGGTTCCTGATGCGCAACGCCAAGCGGGTGCTGTCCAAGGCCCAGATCCTGGACCGGGTGTGGAACTACGACTTCGGCGGTCAGGCCAACATCGTCGAGCTCTACATCTCCTACCTGCGCAAGAAGATCGACTCCGGCCGCGAGCCGATGATCCACACGATGCGCGGGTTCGGATACGTCCTCAAGCCCGCCTCCTGA
- the disA gene encoding DNA integrity scanning diadenylate cyclase DisA — protein sequence MGVAERASSPALRSVLSRLAPGTDLREGLERILRGRTGALIVLGFDKPVEDICDGGFQINIDFSPTRVRELSKMDGAVILNDSASRILRANVQLMPDPAIPTAESGTRHRTAERTALQTGLPVISVSHSMSIISLYYDGIRYVLADPSTILARANQALATLQRYRARLDEVAQQLSALEIEDFTTLRDVTTVVQRLLMVRRIANEIASDVAELGTDGRLPALQLDELTSTIEDTRVLLVRDYLPDGLDRSETDVLDALEEIDETALLDLHSIARDLGYAINPDVLDMHVSPRGYRLLAAIPRVPQAIQDRLIAHFHNLQGLLAATAGDLQEVEGVGEARARVVREGLSRVAESSIVDRYGATL from the coding sequence GTGGGGGTGGCCGAGCGAGCGTCCAGCCCGGCGTTGCGATCGGTGCTGAGCCGGTTGGCACCCGGCACCGACCTGCGTGAAGGGCTGGAGCGGATCCTGCGGGGCCGCACCGGTGCGCTCATCGTGCTCGGCTTCGACAAGCCCGTCGAGGACATCTGCGACGGCGGCTTCCAGATCAACATCGACTTCTCGCCGACGCGCGTGCGGGAGCTGTCCAAGATGGACGGCGCCGTCATCCTCAACGACAGTGCCAGCCGCATCCTGCGTGCCAACGTCCAGCTGATGCCCGACCCCGCCATCCCGACGGCCGAGTCCGGCACCCGACACCGCACCGCCGAACGCACCGCACTGCAGACCGGTCTCCCGGTGATCTCGGTCAGCCACTCGATGTCGATCATCAGCCTGTACTACGACGGCATCCGTTACGTGCTGGCCGATCCGTCGACCATCCTGGCCCGGGCGAACCAGGCGCTGGCGACCCTGCAGCGTTACCGGGCCCGGCTCGACGAGGTGGCCCAGCAGCTCTCGGCGCTGGAGATCGAGGACTTCACCACATTGCGGGACGTCACCACCGTGGTGCAGCGGCTGTTGATGGTGCGCCGCATCGCCAACGAGATCGCCAGCGACGTCGCTGAACTCGGCACCGACGGGCGCCTCCCCGCACTGCAGCTGGACGAGTTGACCAGCACCATCGAGGACACCCGGGTGCTGCTGGTCCGCGACTACCTGCCCGACGGCCTCGACCGGTCGGAGACCGACGTGCTCGACGCCCTCGAGGAGATCGACGAGACCGCCCTGCTCGACCTGCACTCCATCGCCCGTGACCTCGGGTACGCCATCAACCCGGACGTCCTGGACATGCACGTCAGCCCGCGTGGGTACCGGCTGCTCGCCGCGATCCCCCGGGTGCCGCAGGCCATCCAGGACCGCCTCATCGCCCACTTCCACAACCTGCAGGGGCTGCTCGCTGCTACCGCCGGCGACCTGCAGGAGGTCGAGGGCGTCGGCGAGGCGCGGGCGCGGGTGGTCCGCGAGGGCCTGTCCCGGGTGGCCGAGTCCTCGATCGTCGACCGGTACGGCGCCACCCTCTGA
- a CDS encoding ubiquinol-cytochrome c reductase iron-sulfur subunit: protein MTQTEPRPATGAETTDHGCACAAPCGSRGRSVTRRTAIGAGVVAGAAFVTACGSSDPGTATLTSSSSTSSTTSSATAPGSSSPSSTAAGTTAGTTAEASSTGSAAPAPSGTEIAKLADVPSGGSLIVENGGDKIALARNADGSVVAHSAICTHQGCAVNADGAVLACPCHGSTFDAFSGAATKGPATAALETLSVEVSGDAVYLTA, encoded by the coding sequence ATGACCCAGACCGAACCCCGCCCCGCCACCGGCGCCGAGACCACCGACCACGGCTGCGCCTGCGCCGCTCCGTGCGGCTCCCGCGGCCGCTCCGTCACCCGCCGCACCGCGATCGGGGCGGGGGTCGTCGCCGGCGCCGCTTTCGTGACCGCCTGTGGCAGCAGCGACCCGGGCACGGCCACCCTCACCTCGAGCTCCAGCACCTCGTCCACCACCTCGTCCGCGACCGCGCCCGGAAGCTCGTCGCCGTCGAGCACCGCCGCCGGCACCACGGCCGGCACCACCGCGGAGGCGTCGAGCACCGGCAGCGCCGCCCCGGCCCCGTCGGGCACCGAGATCGCCAAGCTGGCCGACGTCCCCTCCGGCGGTTCGCTGATCGTGGAGAACGGTGGCGACAAGATCGCCCTGGCCCGCAACGCCGACGGCTCCGTGGTCGCGCACTCGGCCATCTGCACCCACCAGGGCTGCGCGGTGAACGCCGACGGCGCCGTCCTCGCCTGCCCGTGCCACGGGTCCACCTTCGACGCCTTCAGCGGCGCCGCCACCAAGGGTCCGGCCACCGCCGCGCTCGAAACGCTTTCCGTCGAGGTCAGCGGCGACGCCGTCTACCTCACCGCCTGA